A part of Rhopalosiphum maidis isolate BTI-1 chromosome 3, ASM367621v3, whole genome shotgun sequence genomic DNA contains:
- the LOC113556014 gene encoding histone deacetylase 6 isoform X1 encodes MQFTFTHPQYKQSLLATGSSIELVKAICENKIQNGMAFIRPPGHHAMKSKFCGYCFFNNVAIAAEYVLRHYSVSKILIVDWDVHHGQATQQMFYDDPRVLYFSIHRYEHGQFWPNLRESEWDYTGNGDGQGFNINVPLNATGMKDADYLAIFHQILLPVASEFQPDLILISSGYDAALGCPEGEMEVTPACYAHLVRSLMGFACGRVAVLLEGGYCLKSLAEGAALTLKSLLGDPCPLLDMTSNPCNSIVQTIQNVIFAHQKYWKCFQVDFLLSQSFRAVSMYSYYEEPLNVFPTFDCYPTQDISKIDEFSVLQHLISETQLLNINNKVCVSFDLIMDQKHESSESGHPECPGRISAILNMFNEFQLTNRLLVLPSREAEESELLLAHSKEHIDEMSNLYKLSPSELSEKEKCYDSVYLTADTYKVSTLASGCLLQVVDSVLNNESASGVAVIRPPGHHAELDIACGFCIFNSVVIAANYALNKYGLKRIMILDWDIHFGNGTMRAFSSDPRVLYISIHRYQNAKFFPCSEEGSHKVTGSGSGEGYTINIPWNKNGMGDAEYISVMQNIILPIAYEFCPELVLVSAGFDAAVGDPLGGCKVTPECYGHLTHFLSSLANGKVILALEGGYNIDAVSYCMTMCTKALLGDPLPPLNLEFPICKNAQKTIKRVVNVQKNYWSCFKFFNYERTSKHSFSVND; translated from the exons ATGCAATTTACTTTCACCCA tccaCAGTATAAGCAGTCTTTGTTAGCTACAGGTAGTTCAATAGAGCTTGTTAAAGCAATttgcgaaaataaaatacaaaatggaaTGGCTTTTATCAG accTCCTGGACATCATGCtatgaaatcaaaattttgtggctattgttttttcaataatgttgCTATAGCTGCAGAATATGTTCTTCGACACTATTCGGTttccaaaattttaattgttgattGGGATGTTCATCATGGACAAGCTACACaacaaatgttttatgatGATCCAAG AGTCttgtatttttctattcatCGTTATGAACATGGACAGTTTTGGCCTAATTTGCGTGAAAGTGAGTGGGACTATACTGGTAATGGCGATGGCCaaggtttcaatataaatgtaccaCTTAATGCTACTGGTATGAAAGACGCTGATTACCTTgctatttttcatcaaattttattaCCAGTTGCTTCAGAA ttccaACCAGaccttatattaatatcatctgGTTATGATGCTGCTCTAGGATGTCCtgag GGAGAAATGGAAGTTACGCCTGCATGTTATGCTCATTTAGTTCGTTCTCTCATGGGTTTTGCGTGTGGTAGAGTTGCTGTTTTACTGGAG GGTGGATATTGTTTGAAATCATTAGCAGAAGGAGCAgcattaactttaaaatcattactCGGAGACCCATGTCCACTGCTCGATATGACTAGCAATCCTTGTAATAg caTTGTACAAACAATACAGAATGTAATTTTTGCACATCAAAAATACTGGAAATGTTTTCAAGTTGACTTTTTATTAAGTCAGTCATTCAGGGCAGTATCTATGTATTCATACTATGAGGAACCATTGAATGTATTTCCAACTTTTGACTGTTATCCTACTCAAGACATCTCAAAAATAGATGAATTTTCTGTTCTTCAACATTTAATTTCTG agacccaattattaaacataaataataaagtttgtgTTTCGTTTGATCTGATCATGGACCAAAAACATGAGAGCAGCGAAAG tggtCATCCAGAATGCCCAGGAAGAATAAgtgcaattttaaatatgttcaatGAGTTTCAACTGACAAATAGGCTTTTAGTTTTACCA tcGAGAGAAGCTGAAGAAAGTGAATTACTTCTTGCTCATTCTAAAGAACATATAGATGAAATgtcaaatttatacaaattgtcGCCATCAGAATTAagtgaaaaagaaaaatgttatgattcTGTGTATTTGACTGCAGATACATATAAAGTATCGACACTAGCTTCTGGGTGTTTGTTGCaa GTAGTTGATtctgtattaaataatgaaagtgCATCGGGCGTGGCTGTAATTCGTCCTCCTGGGCATCATGCAGAACTTGATATAGCTTGTGGTTTCTGTATCTTTAATTCTGTTGTTATTGCTGCAAACTatgctttaaataaatatggtcTCAAAAG aattatgATTTTGGATTGGGATATACATTTTGGCAATGGCACAATGAGAGCATTTAGTTCTGATCCTagagttttatatatatcaatacatCGTTACCAAAATGCAAAATTTTTTCCATGCTCTGAAGAAGGCTCACATAAGGTGACGGGTTCAGGGAGTGGAGAGGGATATACCATTAATATACCCTGGAAtaaa aatggtATGGGTGATGCTGAATACATTTCAgttatgcaaaatataattttaccaatAGCCTATGAATTTTGTCCTGAACTTGTCTTGGTGTCAGCTGGATTTGATGCTGCAGTAGGAGATCCACTTGGAg GTTGTAAGGTGACTCCCGAATGTTATGGACATCtcacacattttttatcatcattagCCAATGGTAAAGTCATACTTGCCTTAGAAGGAGGTTACAATATTGATGCAGTTTCATATTGTATGACCATGTGCACAAAAGCTTTGCTTGGCGACCCTCTACCACCTTTAAACTTGGAATTTCCCATTTGTAAAAATGCTCAGAAGACAATAAAAAGAGTAgttaatgtacaaaaaaattattggtcatgttttaagtttttcaattACGAAAGAACAAGTAAACACTCATTTAGTGTTAATGATTAA
- the LOC113556014 gene encoding histone deacetylase 6 isoform X2 yields the protein MENQIKVKPTTSALIAARKKEFLETNNMKGRQLYDHVQDDFKNARSFIDKSIKSTGIIYDDQFSNHLCAWDINYPENPQRYESIIKRCNELGLIERCLKIQCRNATNDELLMKHSQSIIDILKSTDNTQSVDLLQTLSSKFDAIYFHPYKQSLLATGSSIELVKAICENKIQNGMAFIRPPGHHAMKSKFCGYCFFNNVAIAAEYVLRHYSVSKILIVDWDVHHGQATQQMFYDDPRVLYFSIHRYEHGQFWPNLRESEWDYTGNGDGQGFNINVPLNATGMKDADYLAIFHQILLPVASEFQPDLILISSGYDAALGCPEGEMEVTPACYAHLVRSLMGFACGRVAVLLEGGYCLKSLAEGAALTLKSLLGDPCPLLDMTSNPCNSIVQTIQNVIFAHQKYWKCFQVDFLLSQSFRAVSMYSYYEEPLNVFPTFDCYPTQDISKIDEFSVLQHLISETQLLNINNKVCVSFDLIMDQKHESSESGHPECPGRISAILNMFNEFQLTNRLLVLPSREAEESELLLAHSKEHIDEMSNLYKLSPSELSEKEKCYDSVYLTADTYKVSTLASGCLLQVVDSVLNNESASGVAVIRPPGHHAELDIACGFCIFNSVVIAANYALNKYGLKRIMILDWDIHFGNGTMRAFSSDPRVLYISIHRYQNAKFFPCSEEGSHKVTGSGSGEGYTINIPWNKNGMGDAEYISVMQNIILPIAYEFCPELVLVSAGFDAAVGDPLGGCKVTPECYGHLTHFLSSLANGKVILALEGGYNIDAVSYCMTMCTKALLGDPLPPLNLEFPICKNAQKTIKRVVNVQKNYWSCFKFFNYERTSKHSFSVND from the exons ATG gaaaatcaaattaaagtaaaacccACAACTAGTGCTCTAATAGCTGCCAGAAAAAAGGAATTTCTGGagacaaataatatgaaaggTCGTCAATTGTATGATCATGTGCaagatgattttaaaaat gCCAGaagttttattgataaatcaattaaaagtaCTGGAATCATCTATGATGATCAGTTTTCTAACCACTTGTGTGCTTGGGATATTAATTATCCAGAAAATCCTCAGCGATATGAATCGATCATTAAAAG ATGTAATGAGTTAGGATTGATTGAAaggtgtttaaaaatacagtgCCGGAATGCCACCAATGATGAgttattaatgaaacattCACAAAGCATAATAGACATATTAAAATCTACTGATAATACACAATCAGTTGATCTTTTACAAACGTTGTCTTCTAAATTTGATGCAATTTACTTTCACCCA TATAAGCAGTCTTTGTTAGCTACAGGTAGTTCAATAGAGCTTGTTAAAGCAATttgcgaaaataaaatacaaaatggaaTGGCTTTTATCAG accTCCTGGACATCATGCtatgaaatcaaaattttgtggctattgttttttcaataatgttgCTATAGCTGCAGAATATGTTCTTCGACACTATTCGGTttccaaaattttaattgttgattGGGATGTTCATCATGGACAAGCTACACaacaaatgttttatgatGATCCAAG AGTCttgtatttttctattcatCGTTATGAACATGGACAGTTTTGGCCTAATTTGCGTGAAAGTGAGTGGGACTATACTGGTAATGGCGATGGCCaaggtttcaatataaatgtaccaCTTAATGCTACTGGTATGAAAGACGCTGATTACCTTgctatttttcatcaaattttattaCCAGTTGCTTCAGAA ttccaACCAGaccttatattaatatcatctgGTTATGATGCTGCTCTAGGATGTCCtgag GGAGAAATGGAAGTTACGCCTGCATGTTATGCTCATTTAGTTCGTTCTCTCATGGGTTTTGCGTGTGGTAGAGTTGCTGTTTTACTGGAG GGTGGATATTGTTTGAAATCATTAGCAGAAGGAGCAgcattaactttaaaatcattactCGGAGACCCATGTCCACTGCTCGATATGACTAGCAATCCTTGTAATAg caTTGTACAAACAATACAGAATGTAATTTTTGCACATCAAAAATACTGGAAATGTTTTCAAGTTGACTTTTTATTAAGTCAGTCATTCAGGGCAGTATCTATGTATTCATACTATGAGGAACCATTGAATGTATTTCCAACTTTTGACTGTTATCCTACTCAAGACATCTCAAAAATAGATGAATTTTCTGTTCTTCAACATTTAATTTCTG agacccaattattaaacataaataataaagtttgtgTTTCGTTTGATCTGATCATGGACCAAAAACATGAGAGCAGCGAAAG tggtCATCCAGAATGCCCAGGAAGAATAAgtgcaattttaaatatgttcaatGAGTTTCAACTGACAAATAGGCTTTTAGTTTTACCA tcGAGAGAAGCTGAAGAAAGTGAATTACTTCTTGCTCATTCTAAAGAACATATAGATGAAATgtcaaatttatacaaattgtcGCCATCAGAATTAagtgaaaaagaaaaatgttatgattcTGTGTATTTGACTGCAGATACATATAAAGTATCGACACTAGCTTCTGGGTGTTTGTTGCaa GTAGTTGATtctgtattaaataatgaaagtgCATCGGGCGTGGCTGTAATTCGTCCTCCTGGGCATCATGCAGAACTTGATATAGCTTGTGGTTTCTGTATCTTTAATTCTGTTGTTATTGCTGCAAACTatgctttaaataaatatggtcTCAAAAG aattatgATTTTGGATTGGGATATACATTTTGGCAATGGCACAATGAGAGCATTTAGTTCTGATCCTagagttttatatatatcaatacatCGTTACCAAAATGCAAAATTTTTTCCATGCTCTGAAGAAGGCTCACATAAGGTGACGGGTTCAGGGAGTGGAGAGGGATATACCATTAATATACCCTGGAAtaaa aatggtATGGGTGATGCTGAATACATTTCAgttatgcaaaatataattttaccaatAGCCTATGAATTTTGTCCTGAACTTGTCTTGGTGTCAGCTGGATTTGATGCTGCAGTAGGAGATCCACTTGGAg GTTGTAAGGTGACTCCCGAATGTTATGGACATCtcacacattttttatcatcattagCCAATGGTAAAGTCATACTTGCCTTAGAAGGAGGTTACAATATTGATGCAGTTTCATATTGTATGACCATGTGCACAAAAGCTTTGCTTGGCGACCCTCTACCACCTTTAAACTTGGAATTTCCCATTTGTAAAAATGCTCAGAAGACAATAAAAAGAGTAgttaatgtacaaaaaaattattggtcatgttttaagtttttcaattACGAAAGAACAAGTAAACACTCATTTAGTGTTAATGATTAA
- the LOC113557462 gene encoding WD repeat-containing protein 74-like: protein MAWTYDAIIGFSNGMLKGVELKKNKFKYTNLLDASLTLNTLSNYDENKTIISSKRKILLFDLKNKKVSKKYLIRESGNIIGVFKNNDVLIAGVDNGMVVVKPIKQIKAVSDKIITGSHLSCVRQVLTLNKLATGGNENPLKIWDLETKQTEFTAKSPKPDMLQLKQPCYVSDIQFFNNNKAVVAHRHGVVDLHDPLSSQRRPVASCKAENTGFVSLRTMPDYSDYEVIVGTTKGSIFHYDFRGKSTLPVKTFRGSTGSVKSVSCITYLNQMHVMSISLDCHLRIHNFISGDLTIQDYIVAKPLALLIKPDEAII from the exons atggcTTGGACTTACGATGCGATAATTGGGTTCAGCAATGGAATGTTAAaag GTGTTgagcttaaaaaaaacaagtttaaaTACACTAATTTATTGGATGCATCTTTAACGCTAAATACTCTTAGCAATTATGatgaaaacaaaactataataagttcaaaaagaaaaattttattattcgatttgaaaaataaaaaagtgtctaaaaaatatcttattcgAGAATCTGGAAATATTAttggtgtttttaaaaataatga tgtttTAATTGCTGGTGTGGACAATGGAATGGTGGTAGTTAAACctatcaaacaaattaaagCTGTTTCAGACAAAATAATTACTGGATCACATTTATCATGTGTTAGACAAGttcttacattaaataaacttgCAACAGGAGGAAATGAAAATCCGTTAAAAATATGGGATTTAGAAACAAAACAGACTGAATTCACTGCTAAAAGT cctAAACCAGATATGCTTCAACTCAAACAACCTTGTTATGTGTctgatattcaattttttaacaataataaagcaGTAGTTGCTCATAGACATGGAGtg gtTGATTTACATGATCCATTGTCTAGTCAAAGACGACCAGTGGCATCTTGTAAAGCAGAAAACACAGGTTTTGTCAGCTTAAGAACAATGCCGGATTACAGTGATTA TGAAGTAATCGTAGGAACAACAAAAGGATCTATATTTCATTATGATTTTCGTGGAAAATCAACATTACCGGTAAAAACATTTAGAGGAAGCACTGGTTCAGTAAAATCAGTGTCttgtataacttatttaaatcaaatgcaTGTAATGAGCATCAGTTTGGACTGCCATCTAAGAATACACAATTTTATCAGTGGTGACCTCACTAttcag gATTATATTGTAGCCAAGCCATTAGCATTATTGATCAAGCCAGATGaagctataatttaa